A region from the Sandaracinus amylolyticus genome encodes:
- a CDS encoding helix-turn-helix domain-containing protein produces the protein MSAPSPASDEDTPAASPDLLPVVGANLRKLRTRRGLSLERLARKSGVSRAMLSQIELAQSAPTINVVWRIASALGVPFGALLSSGEPRGPQVLRAREAKILTSHDGAFRSRALFPWGGRRTSELYELHLRAGGIERADAHAPGTMENLVVNRGRVVIGVGSERHRLEPGDAIQFVADVPHTYENDGDDDAVLYLVMTYAIESD, from the coding sequence GTGAGCGCGCCCTCGCCGGCGAGCGACGAGGACACGCCGGCCGCGTCTCCGGATCTCCTGCCCGTCGTCGGCGCGAACCTCCGCAAGCTGCGGACACGGCGTGGGCTCTCGCTCGAGCGCCTCGCGCGCAAGAGCGGCGTGAGCCGCGCGATGCTCTCGCAGATCGAGCTCGCGCAGAGCGCGCCGACGATCAACGTCGTGTGGCGCATCGCGAGCGCGCTCGGCGTTCCGTTCGGCGCGTTGCTGTCGAGCGGCGAGCCCCGAGGACCGCAGGTGCTGCGGGCGCGCGAGGCGAAGATCCTGACGAGCCACGACGGCGCGTTCCGATCGCGCGCGCTGTTCCCGTGGGGCGGGCGTCGCACGAGCGAGCTCTACGAGCTGCACCTGCGCGCGGGCGGCATCGAGCGCGCCGACGCGCACGCGCCGGGCACGATGGAGAACCTCGTCGTGAACCGCGGCCGCGTGGTGATCGGCGTCGGCAGCGAGCGTCATCGCCTCGAGCCCGGCGACGCGATCCAGTTCGTCGCGGACGTGCCGCACACCTACGAGAACGACGGCGACGACGACGCGGTGCTGTACCTCGTGATGACCTACGCGATCGAGAGCGACTGA